The following are encoded in a window of Rubellicoccus peritrichatus genomic DNA:
- a CDS encoding LamG-like jellyroll fold domain-containing protein: MARPYHSLFKTITASFNRLSRSLLRCTLIVSVLSASNYVSAQSSVYIQRTEHSTSDGTSAHAQAGGMVGINMNFRSDRSLAFWLKRDFFEDTESNDSDRTGNVMASTPGHTGTYQTLFQFGDHFPDDEEWHYYLFTFDYDGIEGLKIRLYIDGNRSPVATRNIGVGAIGATNKIFYIGNAVSTGSAFNYYVKRSTNYSYYIDDIAVWSASNDTILDQFELVGQFGMRFFDYEMSQLVSFYDCDDSDSVPNYYEDTIPDPSSTADADITNNYYRYSSYANETRSEPARLVSYFVTVNSDYGGEDVSPQAGDNYYEAGTSVNLTAPEYIYLDRFRNELGSSDDNTTEFIDQAYYRLRCTGYSIDGTNNQGTDRFVTIESIDSDITLVWSWELEYAFIIDYEVSGANIPNSTGSPQVDGVDQTANDTIGRKWVTKDTEVSVAINANETNESEGFRLSVDTLRLENVGDGSNHYATFNNVGYVYTSSGGTSINNTSFTIELWCRRLPGYESEKQYLFGYSNSPDSSGGFMIGFEENSSGEAEFTVTNSGSRVTSVDAGHSDFDWHHWTVTYDSTSNNVTIYRDGDIVQEDTVIYSLSNSSRLCVGALGSGGNGSDGFYGNIDNVRIWNKILTTTEIQTAQGTDEYGLTTNNLQLELSFDDFDSVTVSGDNATFDSSTDANAPQFEYLDFGSAFASDFTDSEKIAVLFPDHQVSALTPLGTTVDSGDFDITDWIRVAFTWDSQYKLTLDSAHGITGLGPDFFDELPFVISDSVDEVGVSDTDIWIPEGETVRVGVRYRSTDRRYTFSDVPLALNAFSSLSPSTLSDGQLTYDGETYITREHTFVNISDRGSVTFQFDKTHFRAYVPLGEFLDVSSKSAADLQLFPNLPDDADLETLVADLGEPEDSLFDPFNSGPDRIQWDLAGQRLHPLVPGIFRIDWPDDLDDESFIIEVMSGLPGETELAEWEIEDDSGNRLLNGQSSYYYDVTFSSVSDAFPGSPTAHYIYRYLGNDAQTPPVNLDPNEADAWHFETQTYSTASASADSDSNGFSSTASGRTILLFSYQQDGTSVATGDGSTEAYAVRIIESDLLTTVDERSLSEDDISSSDERRALWLSEEMFLFPSTFGSSSWGNFGVDNEFALSFWAQLGNISGSGERTAWEYENDVGEFVRLSVFGPDHSEHPNVPVLTVLSDVLEMDDQFVFTCVNIDTGWHHYTLVFDSNGQYLYIDGRLVGSRQGSLDVVFTTGTSANHLGYSSYDNGKWWNGYMDDVVFWDSVPSAAEIRDIMRNVRPSSGFDYLYIDCNSATSNGLDAVELAGGVQSTQSVDVLFLTTDPDTDQRVFEEFSEPENILVAQTADYFPEVATRLYSKMDIAGYRTGYIINPVSNYNPNLYNRDANVGAWGPIYPVNWSEIYDTSANEGLTVVYYENPFTITSADSDVVHPNVGWPFIALSYETVDFPSWGDHKDKRIYIASRLGTEGVDVNGDDQLIFDPAYYANFSVYNQPNPSATGYNPNEEHALAADSIKDQLTGDTSFNFGQEAAFALQKDLNNSNRYTDQAQTIIDATYTSDSWVLVQYENLETEEWEMAAYKVEATRTGEAEFPALDDETHDPVDVLGQPVEQPSDPSYKFNYRYFAGDILISPYPLNLVIGNVVLAEHSGGNKQNVDGISQRTIWNDINGNTWCVSGDGFFFYRYWYPMRDDFWYEIGTPDGDNDIDSGTPLAFLPDAINGNFEFLDITATQSTPIDYHTYWRSNYPIVKRGETVTYTGGEYVDENAGAEGLPGVVAWAAGQVVYDNANPAMLYDQASLDHYSARFIRPLDRYEADLPLADLPDSLTPANTANIMVDGSRYYFKGLTGSLQKRFYFESLTGTLVFRGRLNDLESGDPDLTATPVSLYILEPNVMTEAEYNTIVNDWLKEDIGLGGSEAIFTAIDSIYEKSQNPSSMNAADMGHDFYSGMEDIDFTVLNAEEENYFLSQPPHYDSQYSLISEVFTPDPDLFGQDLKINGNVANDGTNQWLRSSVGEDMFYSIGADQGDPDDLSASGTITHTGHHGTVTELISSSYEWHPASDPSSGYYLRRTSIDPEDVNFILRAQYTVEDEVFEDSLEAELTSDDGYNWHQSSQGAGDVYYVNFQRGPNFSGDVTLVSFDGLDEETENGLYVQSLSEGDINDLQPNEYAIGNVDGLSKDHLYVRKNANPMLVSATEPGTLEFLTTEYTYMANTDADLGNSEWKVATSDEGFLTIHLRVAEALYLDDPPLEVRTDDLVYNLETDLALMQALDRGEWCYHDFDSLGLPTVYVRLDAPEYEPTSIDVTDANAVADLKEIFGEYQPLSSLGTGSALIPNPSLLTSSSAEPQYVTLFENNHPDAAGAVAIHIIEIAEERYRGAIKVVEAQDVFDEKINLRHTGDFGANTEDVYYQWWVRDVAGLDDIGLPAEDESSDDYDLGWQVFAEGLALHQIEFKGRPDITLADKLFYVRYGEKGELDTANDEQGASLGNDTVLESVAHDSWRLVDVNDTSDTYTADDSPRDRVPFQWAGASNSPQFQSDGSYKYIPQLVMGWVKRVLDRVNPYEARYSDFYNNESPAVYSSQIQIAGGPYNGNVALNSDKNVIENVGLIELYETVLDRAKSLTLGIDGAATDGTDLAVLLAATRLAFLYELLGREAYSDFMDSAVTISTDPDSESVQAYLHAFYNQEASLLHEELALLRGTDFIKAYPSYNRLFWNYVKGEGEAAYNIEYNIHDANLDGFINEFDAAELYPQGHGDAWGHLLSANKMHYELLRHTAFDWQTTPELYSLLDNVIEADYLDERSFARIAAIKAKVGAEIIQETYRLAYTEDPDGQWQGYSDVETTRAWGVSEWGARVGQAALFDWLTANAVVPSDADEAADDEVENLDQIDRRTNRAELGQIVSAAWQVQQVVDQANDGFNPLGFDQDALTFDLDPASFDSGQTHFEQLHQKAVEAAYIAVVAWQQAAQSENELRRIADDTQEMKVEALRQDIAYRNELIEIFGTPYQGTIGPGQIFDEGYIGPDNLLYLYVDRVEVDDLIPNSLSAFENLYAEVEDLPGDYEFDINISTLDVTQEVDDIFDSAYLGEEFGIDETLSTASLIRTTGDYAFQADADWGQRTSYGRIQNNIQQMLHQEIALEAAIRDYIEFIEETEIRLSMFEEQLNLASSRIGTNQVLTDAYLGFSGLQKTFAGLDGYFLFNFDFSRNKSKLGDGFPRAAGASNDFTGPGRIALLLAEDTVSSSFYAAWTFIKASSEILQSSIDLLGHVRDVVAENFDQYQDLLPTAESLAIHIREEEGKRIAIAEETQALEELWQQYQSAIAEGFRLLDEREAFNMVLASNAQRNRYSDMVYRISYNEALQKYESAFNNALNYTWLAAKAYDYETSLDEGSPDAATTILEEIVKTRNPGLWLRDEPRTGNGGLAEILVTLNTNFSRLEGQLGINNPQHETGYISLRKEFFRIKEDNYYSNERWEQALQARRVGDLWDVPEFRRFCRPPQEESAGAIPGIVIDFGTEINFGKNLFGRSLGGEDHAYDPSVFATKIRSLGVWFEGYNDAEVATTPRAYLVPVGTDVLRISDADEPEIRTWNILEQRIPAIDAMNDNDLTNPNYIPSLHSLSGSFTELKRFSAFRAYHNSGEEAVNVSEMNRNSRLIGRSVWNTRWMLIIPGGYMHLDGNYGLDQFVENVSDIKLAFETYSNDGL, translated from the coding sequence ATGGCTAGACCATACCACTCTCTTTTCAAGACAATCACGGCATCATTCAATCGATTGAGCAGGAGTTTATTGAGGTGCACCCTTATCGTGAGTGTTCTATCTGCATCTAATTATGTCTCCGCACAGAGCTCTGTCTACATTCAACGGACAGAACATTCGACGAGTGACGGCACCAGTGCGCATGCCCAGGCTGGTGGCATGGTAGGCATTAATATGAACTTTCGGTCGGATCGTAGTCTCGCGTTTTGGTTGAAGCGAGATTTCTTCGAAGATACCGAAAGTAATGATTCCGATCGAACGGGTAATGTTATGGCGAGTACGCCTGGCCATACGGGAACCTACCAGACTCTATTTCAATTTGGTGACCATTTCCCTGATGATGAGGAGTGGCATTACTATCTGTTTACCTTCGACTACGACGGCATTGAGGGGCTTAAGATAAGACTCTACATAGATGGTAATAGATCACCAGTGGCCACCAGAAATATTGGCGTTGGTGCGATTGGAGCTACGAATAAAATATTCTATATCGGTAATGCCGTCTCAACGGGTAGTGCTTTCAATTATTATGTTAAGCGCTCGACGAATTATTCTTACTATATTGATGATATCGCGGTTTGGTCTGCTTCAAATGATACTATTCTGGATCAGTTCGAGCTCGTTGGCCAATTTGGTATGCGTTTCTTTGATTATGAGATGTCTCAATTGGTATCATTTTACGACTGCGACGATAGTGATTCAGTTCCAAATTATTATGAAGATACGATACCTGATCCATCGAGCACTGCGGATGCGGACATTACGAATAACTATTACCGATACTCTAGCTACGCAAATGAAACACGAAGCGAACCAGCTCGTTTGGTAAGCTATTTTGTTACGGTTAATTCCGATTACGGCGGTGAGGATGTAAGCCCACAAGCAGGTGATAACTACTATGAGGCTGGGACCTCTGTAAACCTCACCGCTCCAGAATACATCTATCTGGATCGCTTTCGCAATGAATTGGGATCAAGCGATGACAATACTACAGAGTTTATTGATCAGGCTTACTACCGGCTTCGATGCACCGGATACTCTATTGATGGAACCAATAACCAGGGAACCGATCGTTTTGTCACGATTGAATCCATCGATTCGGATATTACGCTGGTATGGTCCTGGGAGTTGGAATACGCATTCATTATCGATTACGAGGTGAGCGGAGCGAATATCCCAAATTCAACTGGCTCGCCGCAGGTGGACGGTGTCGATCAAACGGCGAATGATACGATCGGCCGAAAATGGGTTACCAAGGACACAGAAGTTTCTGTCGCAATTAATGCCAACGAAACGAACGAAAGCGAAGGCTTTCGTCTGTCGGTCGATACTTTGCGATTGGAGAACGTAGGTGACGGCTCTAATCACTACGCAACATTTAATAATGTAGGATATGTATATACTTCTTCTGGCGGGACATCGATTAACAATACCAGTTTTACCATCGAACTTTGGTGTCGCCGTCTTCCGGGTTACGAATCTGAAAAACAGTATCTTTTCGGATATTCTAATTCTCCTGATTCTTCTGGCGGTTTCATGATTGGTTTTGAAGAGAACTCAAGCGGTGAAGCGGAATTCACCGTAACGAACTCAGGATCCAGAGTAACCAGTGTTGATGCTGGCCACTCGGATTTTGACTGGCATCATTGGACGGTAACCTATGATTCAACAAGCAACAATGTTACGATCTATCGTGATGGCGATATCGTGCAAGAAGACACAGTAATTTATAGCTTGTCTAACTCGAGTCGGCTCTGTGTGGGAGCTCTTGGTTCTGGAGGTAACGGCAGTGATGGGTTTTATGGCAATATTGATAATGTTAGGATCTGGAATAAGATTCTAACGACTACAGAAATTCAGACTGCGCAAGGCACCGACGAATATGGTCTCACGACAAATAATTTGCAACTGGAGCTGAGCTTCGACGACTTTGATTCAGTGACTGTCTCAGGCGATAACGCGACTTTTGATTCATCTACGGATGCAAATGCTCCGCAGTTTGAGTACCTTGATTTCGGCAGCGCGTTTGCCAGTGATTTTACGGATAGTGAGAAAATTGCTGTTTTGTTCCCTGATCACCAAGTTTCCGCATTGACCCCCTTGGGGACAACCGTCGACTCTGGAGACTTTGATATCACGGACTGGATTCGGGTCGCCTTTACCTGGGATTCTCAATACAAGCTAACACTTGATTCTGCACACGGTATCACCGGTCTTGGGCCAGACTTTTTTGATGAGCTCCCTTTTGTGATCAGCGATTCTGTTGACGAAGTTGGTGTGAGCGATACCGACATATGGATACCAGAAGGGGAGACTGTCCGAGTTGGAGTACGCTACCGCAGTACTGATCGTCGCTATACTTTTTCAGATGTGCCACTTGCATTAAATGCTTTTTCGAGCTTGTCGCCCAGCACCTTGAGTGATGGGCAGTTGACTTATGACGGAGAGACATATATCACAAGGGAACACACTTTTGTAAATATATCTGATCGCGGCTCGGTCACGTTCCAGTTCGATAAAACACACTTCCGCGCCTATGTCCCACTTGGAGAATTTCTTGATGTATCAAGTAAATCCGCCGCAGACCTCCAACTGTTTCCCAACTTACCGGATGACGCCGATCTTGAAACACTGGTTGCTGACCTCGGAGAACCGGAAGACTCACTCTTTGATCCATTCAACAGTGGGCCTGATCGCATACAGTGGGATTTGGCTGGGCAGCGCTTGCACCCCTTGGTTCCAGGAATTTTCCGTATCGACTGGCCAGACGATCTTGATGATGAATCCTTCATCATCGAGGTGATGAGTGGATTGCCAGGTGAGACTGAGTTGGCGGAGTGGGAGATTGAAGATGATAGTGGGAATCGGTTGCTCAATGGACAGAGCAGTTATTATTATGATGTTACCTTTAGTAGTGTTAGTGACGCTTTCCCCGGTTCTCCAACTGCCCACTATATTTACCGTTATCTTGGCAACGATGCCCAAACCCCTCCTGTCAACCTTGATCCTAATGAAGCGGATGCCTGGCACTTTGAAACTCAGACTTACTCCACAGCATCGGCCTCTGCCGATAGCGACTCGAACGGCTTCTCTTCAACCGCTTCCGGAAGGACCATACTTCTATTCAGTTATCAGCAAGATGGAACTAGTGTTGCAACTGGTGATGGTTCGACGGAAGCCTACGCAGTTCGTATTATAGAATCGGACTTGCTAACCACGGTGGACGAGCGTTCCCTATCAGAAGATGACATCTCGTCTTCTGACGAACGGCGTGCGCTTTGGCTGAGCGAGGAGATGTTCCTATTTCCTTCAACATTTGGAAGTAGTAGCTGGGGCAATTTTGGTGTTGATAATGAATTTGCTTTAAGCTTCTGGGCGCAACTTGGAAATATATCCGGCAGTGGTGAAAGAACTGCTTGGGAATATGAGAACGATGTTGGCGAATTCGTCCGTCTAAGCGTTTTTGGCCCGGATCACAGCGAGCATCCGAATGTCCCGGTTTTGACAGTTCTTAGTGATGTCCTTGAGATGGATGATCAATTTGTCTTTACTTGTGTCAATATCGATACCGGCTGGCATCATTACACGCTCGTATTCGATTCCAACGGACAATATCTATATATTGACGGTCGTTTGGTTGGCTCACGTCAAGGGTCTTTAGATGTCGTTTTCACCACAGGCACGAGCGCGAACCATTTGGGATACTCCTCTTATGATAATGGCAAATGGTGGAATGGATATATGGATGATGTCGTATTCTGGGATAGCGTACCAAGTGCGGCTGAGATTCGTGACATCATGCGGAATGTGCGCCCATCGAGTGGGTTCGATTACCTCTACATCGATTGTAATAGTGCAACTTCTAACGGCTTGGATGCTGTTGAATTAGCGGGTGGCGTTCAATCCACTCAATCTGTAGACGTACTATTCCTCACGACGGACCCGGATACCGATCAGAGGGTGTTTGAAGAGTTCTCCGAACCAGAAAATATTTTGGTTGCGCAAACTGCAGACTATTTTCCAGAGGTTGCTACGCGTCTGTATTCAAAAATGGATATAGCAGGCTACCGAACCGGATACATTATCAACCCTGTTAGCAACTACAATCCCAATTTGTATAATCGCGATGCTAACGTGGGTGCCTGGGGGCCGATTTACCCAGTCAATTGGAGTGAGATTTATGACACCTCGGCGAACGAGGGACTGACTGTTGTTTATTACGAGAATCCATTCACGATTACATCCGCTGATTCAGACGTCGTTCATCCTAATGTCGGATGGCCCTTTATTGCACTAAGCTATGAAACCGTTGATTTTCCATCCTGGGGGGATCATAAAGATAAACGAATTTATATAGCCAGCCGTTTAGGAACCGAGGGTGTTGACGTGAATGGCGACGATCAACTGATTTTTGATCCGGCGTACTACGCTAATTTTAGTGTGTATAATCAACCAAATCCAAGCGCTACGGGCTACAATCCAAACGAGGAACATGCGCTCGCAGCTGACTCAATTAAAGATCAACTGACGGGTGATACTAGCTTTAATTTTGGACAGGAAGCTGCTTTCGCTTTGCAGAAGGACCTGAACAACTCGAACCGCTACACCGATCAAGCTCAGACAATAATTGATGCCACATACACCTCAGACTCATGGGTTTTGGTGCAGTATGAAAATCTTGAAACAGAAGAGTGGGAGATGGCCGCCTATAAGGTCGAGGCGACTCGGACTGGTGAAGCGGAGTTTCCCGCATTGGACGATGAAACACATGATCCCGTTGACGTATTGGGGCAACCGGTTGAACAACCAAGTGATCCGTCTTACAAATTTAACTATCGCTACTTTGCTGGCGATATTCTGATTTCGCCTTATCCGCTCAATCTCGTTATCGGCAACGTTGTTTTGGCGGAGCACTCGGGTGGTAATAAGCAAAATGTAGACGGGATTTCTCAGCGCACGATTTGGAACGACATCAATGGCAACACCTGGTGTGTATCGGGAGATGGTTTCTTCTTCTATCGCTACTGGTATCCCATGCGCGATGACTTTTGGTATGAAATAGGGACTCCCGATGGTGATAATGATATCGATAGTGGCACGCCACTGGCCTTTCTGCCGGATGCTATTAATGGAAACTTTGAGTTCTTGGACATCACGGCGACGCAGTCGACGCCAATCGATTACCATACCTACTGGCGTTCTAATTATCCCATAGTGAAACGAGGTGAGACGGTCACTTATACTGGTGGAGAGTATGTCGATGAGAATGCTGGAGCCGAGGGATTGCCAGGGGTCGTCGCGTGGGCTGCGGGCCAAGTTGTTTATGACAACGCCAATCCAGCTATGTTGTATGACCAAGCTAGCTTGGATCACTATTCAGCGCGATTTATTCGTCCTTTGGACCGCTACGAAGCGGATCTACCATTGGCGGACTTGCCCGATAGTCTGACTCCAGCGAATACTGCTAACATCATGGTGGATGGCTCCCGCTATTACTTTAAGGGACTGACGGGCTCGCTGCAGAAACGTTTTTATTTCGAATCATTGACGGGCACCTTGGTTTTCCGTGGTCGTCTCAACGACTTGGAAAGTGGTGATCCGGACCTTACCGCTACTCCGGTGTCTCTTTACATCCTCGAACCCAATGTGATGACCGAGGCGGAATACAACACGATTGTGAATGATTGGCTGAAGGAGGATATCGGACTCGGCGGCTCAGAAGCAATATTTACTGCGATTGATTCGATCTACGAGAAATCGCAGAATCCATCTTCTATGAATGCGGCTGACATGGGCCACGATTTCTACTCAGGCATGGAAGACATCGACTTCACCGTGCTGAACGCAGAAGAGGAAAACTATTTCCTTTCACAACCGCCTCACTACGATAGTCAATACAGTCTGATATCAGAGGTTTTTACTCCGGATCCTGACCTTTTTGGCCAAGATCTCAAAATCAATGGGAATGTCGCTAATGATGGCACCAATCAATGGCTAAGGTCTTCAGTTGGAGAAGATATGTTCTATTCGATTGGTGCGGACCAAGGGGATCCCGATGACCTAAGCGCTAGTGGGACGATCACTCACACTGGTCATCATGGTACTGTTACCGAATTGATTTCTTCTAGTTATGAATGGCACCCAGCCAGTGATCCATCGTCGGGATACTATTTGAGAAGAACCTCAATCGATCCTGAAGACGTAAATTTCATCCTTAGGGCGCAGTATACGGTCGAAGACGAGGTATTCGAAGATAGTCTTGAAGCTGAGCTAACTTCCGATGATGGCTACAACTGGCATCAGTCTAGCCAAGGAGCGGGTGATGTCTATTACGTGAATTTTCAGCGTGGCCCGAATTTTTCAGGAGACGTGACACTCGTTAGTTTTGATGGGTTAGATGAAGAAACGGAGAACGGGCTCTATGTTCAATCTCTCAGCGAGGGCGACATCAACGACCTACAACCAAATGAATATGCCATTGGGAATGTTGATGGCCTTAGTAAGGACCATCTATATGTGCGCAAAAATGCTAATCCCATGCTGGTATCCGCAACTGAACCTGGGACACTAGAGTTTCTTACAACTGAATATACTTATATGGCCAACACTGATGCTGATTTAGGTAATAGTGAGTGGAAAGTGGCCACTTCAGATGAGGGCTTTTTGACCATACATCTTCGGGTGGCTGAAGCTCTCTACCTTGATGATCCGCCTTTAGAAGTTCGCACGGATGATCTTGTTTATAATCTAGAAACAGACCTTGCACTAATGCAGGCGCTGGACAGGGGGGAATGGTGTTATCATGATTTTGATTCTCTAGGTCTTCCGACAGTGTATGTTCGTCTGGATGCTCCGGAATACGAACCAACAAGTATCGATGTAACGGATGCTAATGCGGTCGCCGATCTCAAAGAAATTTTTGGAGAATATCAGCCACTTAGTAGTCTAGGCACCGGCAGTGCTCTCATTCCGAATCCGTCATTGCTGACGAGCTCGAGTGCAGAGCCTCAATACGTGACGCTCTTTGAAAACAATCATCCGGACGCTGCAGGTGCCGTCGCCATTCACATCATTGAGATTGCTGAAGAGCGCTACCGCGGTGCGATCAAGGTGGTCGAGGCACAGGATGTCTTTGATGAAAAAATCAACTTGCGACATACGGGCGACTTTGGGGCCAACACCGAAGATGTTTACTATCAGTGGTGGGTGCGCGATGTCGCTGGATTGGATGATATAGGTTTGCCGGCCGAAGATGAATCATCGGATGATTACGACCTCGGCTGGCAAGTTTTTGCCGAAGGCTTGGCACTTCATCAGATAGAATTTAAAGGACGTCCGGACATTACCTTGGCGGACAAACTCTTCTACGTTCGCTATGGCGAAAAGGGAGAACTGGATACGGCCAATGATGAACAAGGAGCCAGCTTGGGCAATGACACTGTGCTTGAATCGGTCGCTCATGACTCCTGGCGTCTGGTCGATGTCAATGATACATCCGACACTTACACCGCAGACGATTCGCCGCGCGACCGAGTGCCGTTTCAATGGGCCGGTGCGTCGAACTCACCCCAGTTCCAATCTGACGGCTCCTACAAATACATACCGCAATTGGTGATGGGTTGGGTGAAGCGCGTGCTCGATCGTGTAAACCCCTATGAGGCTCGTTATTCGGATTTTTATAACAATGAAAGCCCGGCCGTCTACTCGAGTCAGATCCAGATAGCAGGCGGACCTTATAATGGCAATGTCGCGCTGAACTCCGATAAAAACGTCATCGAGAATGTCGGGCTGATCGAGTTGTATGAAACCGTTCTGGATCGCGCTAAGTCCCTCACTTTGGGGATCGATGGCGCCGCCACGGATGGAACTGATTTGGCTGTGCTTTTGGCTGCAACACGCCTGGCTTTTCTGTATGAGTTGCTGGGACGTGAAGCTTACAGCGATTTCATGGACTCCGCCGTAACGATTAGCACGGACCCTGATTCGGAATCCGTGCAGGCTTACCTTCATGCTTTTTACAACCAGGAAGCGAGCCTTCTGCATGAAGAACTGGCTTTATTGAGAGGCACTGATTTCATTAAAGCCTACCCAAGCTACAATCGTCTCTTCTGGAACTACGTCAAAGGCGAAGGCGAGGCAGCCTACAACATCGAATACAATATTCATGACGCCAATTTAGATGGGTTCATAAACGAGTTTGACGCAGCTGAACTCTATCCGCAAGGGCATGGAGACGCTTGGGGGCATCTGTTGTCAGCTAACAAAATGCACTATGAGTTATTGCGACACACAGCCTTCGATTGGCAGACGACTCCTGAGCTTTATTCACTACTCGACAATGTCATCGAAGCGGATTACCTGGATGAACGCTCATTTGCGCGCATCGCCGCTATCAAAGCAAAAGTCGGTGCGGAGATCATTCAGGAAACTTATCGTTTGGCCTACACGGAAGATCCTGATGGTCAGTGGCAGGGTTACTCGGATGTCGAAACGACCCGGGCTTGGGGCGTTTCGGAATGGGGGGCACGCGTTGGCCAGGCTGCGCTCTTTGACTGGTTGACGGCGAATGCCGTGGTTCCTTCAGATGCGGATGAGGCCGCTGATGATGAGGTCGAGAATCTTGATCAGATTGACCGCCGCACCAATCGTGCCGAACTTGGACAAATAGTTTCGGCAGCTTGGCAGGTGCAGCAGGTAGTAGACCAAGCGAATGATGGTTTCAATCCGCTTGGTTTTGATCAGGACGCTTTGACCTTTGATCTGGACCCAGCATCTTTTGATTCAGGACAAACTCATTTTGAGCAATTGCATCAAAAAGCAGTCGAAGCGGCCTACATTGCGGTCGTTGCGTGGCAACAAGCGGCGCAAAGCGAGAATGAGTTGAGACGCATAGCTGATGACACGCAAGAAATGAAAGTTGAGGCCCTGCGTCAGGATATTGCATACCGCAACGAGCTGATTGAAATCTTCGGTACGCCTTATCAGGGGACGATAGGGCCAGGACAGATTTTTGACGAAGGGTATATCGGTCCAGATAATCTTCTATATCTCTATGTGGATCGTGTGGAAGTCGATGACCTAATTCCGAACTCTCTCAGTGCCTTTGAAAATCTGTATGCCGAGGTAGAGGATCTGCCAGGTGATTACGAATTTGATATCAACATCTCGACTTTGGATGTCACTCAGGAGGTGGATGATATATTCGACTCGGCCTACCTTGGAGAAGAATTTGGCATTGACGAAACACTATCGACAGCCTCGCTCATCAGAACGACGGGAGACTATGCATTTCAGGCTGATGCGGATTGGGGACAACGCACTAGTTATGGTAGGATTCAAAATAACATCCAACAGATGTTGCATCAGGAGATTGCTCTAGAAGCCGCTATTCGTGATTACATCGAGTTCATCGAAGAGACAGAAATTCGTCTATCCATGTTTGAAGAGCAGTTAAACTTGGCGTCCAGTCGGATTGGTACGAATCAGGTGCTTACTGATGCCTATCTCGGATTTTCTGGACTTCAGAAGACTTTTGCTGGGTTAGATGGATACTTCCTGTTTAATTTTGATTTTTCTCGTAATAAGTCAAAATTAGGCGATGGATTCCCAAGGGCTGCCGGTGCCTCCAATGATTTCACCGGGCCAGGTCGTATTGCTTTGTTACTGGCAGAAGATACCGTTTCATCGAGCTTCTATGCAGCGTGGACATTTATCAAGGCTTCAAGTGAGATCCTGCAGTCCTCGATTGATCTTTTGGGGCATGTCCGCGATGTTGTTGCCGAAAACTTCGACCAGTATCAGGACCTTTTGCCAACAGCCGAGAGTCTTGCTATTCACATCAGGGAAGAGGAAGGTAAGCGAATTGCTATAGCCGAGGAAACGCAGGCCTTAGAAGAGCTATGGCAGCAGTATCAAAGCGCAATCGCTGAGGGTTTCCGTCTGTTGGATGAACGCGAGGCGTTTAACATGGTTCTCGCGTCTAACGCCCAGCGCAATCGTTACTCGGATATGGTCTACAGGATCTCTTATAACGAAGCGTTACAAAAGTACGAGAGCGCATTTAATAATGCTCTAAACTATACTTGGCTTGCAGCAAAGGCATACGACTATGAAACGTCGTTGGACGAAGGCTCACCGGACGCTGCTACTACGATTCTTGAGGAGATAGTTAAAACGCGTAATCCCGGGCTTTGGCTTCGTGATGAACCGCGCACAGGCAATGGCGGGTTAGCGGAAATCCTGGTAACTCTAAATACCAATTTCTCTCGATTGGAAGGTCAGCTGGGTATCAATAATCCGCAGCATGAAACGGGTTATATTTCATTGCGCAAGGAATTCTTCCGCATCAAAGAAGATAACTACTACAGCAACGAACGCTGGGAGCAGGCACTGCAAGCTAGGCGGGTCGGAGATCTATGGGATGTCCCGGAATTTAGACGTTTTTGCCGTCCTCCACAGGAAGAGTCTGCAGGTGCCATACCGGGTATCGTCATTGACTTTGGGACAGAAATTAACTTCGGGAAAAATCTATTTGGGCGCTCTTTAGGAGGGGAAGATCATGCTTACGATCCATCCGTTTTTGCGACAAAGATCCGTTCATTGGGAGTTTGGTTTGAAGGCTATAATGATGCTGAAGTGGCCACGACGCCTCGTGCCTATCTTGTGCCGGTTGGAACTGATGTATTACGCATCTCGGATGCAGATGAACCGGAGATTCGAACTTGGAATATTCTGGAACAACGCATCCCAGCGATTGACGCGATGAACGACAATGATCTGACGAATCCTAACTACATTCCGTCACTTCATTCTTTGAGTGGAAGCTTCACCGAATTGAAACGTTTCAGTGCGTTTCGTGCTTACCACAACAGTGGGGAAGAGGCTGTGAATGTTAGTGAAATGAACCGGAACAGCCGCCTTATTGGAAGGTCGGTCTGGAACACGCGTTGGATGTTGATCATTCCAGGTGGCTATATGCACCTTGATGGAAATTATGGCCTCGATCAATTCGTGGAGAATGTCTCCGACATTAAACTCGCTTTTGAAACCTACTCAAACGATGGCCTCTAG